AGGCGTGTTCAAGCCGCAGCATGCAGTTGTCGTCGTCTTCATCAACGATTTCTGGGATGTATTCAGCTACCGCACGACGAAGCAGCTCGCCGAGCTTCCGGAAGTTGCAGCTTACGGGTATCGGGCCATGCGCGAGCGCGTGAACCGACAGCAATCGCTCGCATCGTCTCTTGCGGAGGCCGTCTTCTATCGCAGCGCCATGCTGAAGGCGCTGGGCGGCCTCTACCGTTCGATCCGGGATGACCGGCGCCGCGACGATGGAGCGCTGCTACCGTATTTGGCGCTCGTCATGGATGACGAGGGCTTTGCCCCGATTGGCGCCTACTACCGCCGGATCCTGAGCGATCTGGCGAACCGCCTGGCTCGATCGCACAGCCGCCTGTCTGTCGTGTTCCTGCATGTTGGGGAAGCGGCTCCGGGAAGGGGAGCTGTGCAGGCCCAGGACAAGGTCGATCGCTTTCTTGCCGGCCTGTGTCGCGCCACGTCGATCGGGTACTGGTCGACCAAGAAGCTGTTCGCCGGCTGCAGGGATTGTTTTCTGGAAAACGACGGGCATTTCAGCCCGCAGGGTCATCGCAGATTCGCCGATTTTCTGCGCCGCGAGGTGCTGCCCCACAAGGCGCCAGCCAGGTAAGGTCGCTGGCCCCCCTCGGGGCTCGTTGGCGTCACAGGTAGTGGTCCAGCCCGACGCACACGAAAAAGGCCAGGCTGACGTAGCCGTTCATATCGAAAAAGGCCCGGTTGAGCTTCGATAGATCGCCCGGTTTGACCATGGCGTGCTCGGCGACCAGCAGCAGTGCGATGAGGGCGACACCGAGCATGTAGACGCTTCCGCGCTCCAAGATCACACCCACTGCTACGAGCGACGCAACCGTGACTACATGCAGCAGCGCGCTCAGCAGCAGTCCGCCTCGGATGCCAAAGCGGCGCGGAATGGAATGAAGCCTCGCGCCGATGTCGAAATCCCTGTCCTGGAGCGCATACAGGATGTCGAAGCCGGCGATCCACGTGGCTACTCCCAGCACGAGCAGCCAGGGTGCCGCGCTTTGGTCGAGGGGGCCCCCAACGGCGATCCAGGCGCCGCCAGGCGCGAACGCAACGGCAACGCCCAGGATCAAGTGGCAAGCCCAGGTGAACCGTTTCGTGTACGAGTAGCCGAGCACCAGAGCCAGGGCGA
Above is a window of Pseudomonadota bacterium DNA encoding:
- a CDS encoding UbiA family prenyltransferase yields the protein ALALVLGYSYTKRFTWACHLILGVAVAFAPGGAWIAVGGPLDQSAAPWLLVLGVATWIAGFDILYALQDRDFDIGARLHSIPRRFGIRGGLLLSALLHVVTVASLVAVGVILERGSVYMLGVALIALLLVAEHAMVKPGDLSKLNRAFFDMNGYVSLAFFVCVGLDHYL